The Quercus lobata isolate SW786 chromosome 9, ValleyOak3.0 Primary Assembly, whole genome shotgun sequence region AGGGAgacaaaaattctttttcactATCTAAAGCATCAATGAAGGGTTGGCTTGTTTTTGGTAATTCAGCTTATAGATTCATTGAAACAAAAGAAGTACGTAGGGAaaagcccaaaaagaaaaaacctgaGAAGCGAAGGTACCAGCACAAGGAACCTCCCTACTACAGCAAACAAATTACAAAACCTATCTACAAAGCCAAAACTGGTAGCAAAGAGCACTTTGGAGACACTCACCGTGCTCAGATGAGAATGCTACTTGGATCAGTCCCTCCAATTACAACGAATGGAAGCATTTAAGATTTACCTTTCGAACTTTGTTTGAAACCCCAACCCTAGCTTTGACATCCTTAATGATACTTCCCTTGAGTTGCTCTTCAGTCCAAACTTTATCTTCATGAACTATGACATTCCTTCGCAGCCAAATGTGGTAGATAGTTGCCCAACAAGCAAGTTTATAGGCTATGACTCTCAACCCCTTCCCTTTTAACTCTTTAGCACCCCCAAGGCCCAAGCAATCAAATCTTTCCACATAAACTGAGCATTTGAAACTAGACATTCTATCTCCTATGGACAACTTTTTGTTTTCGGCTAGCCAACCAATAAACAATGCTTTGGGATAGTTAGATGTAACCAAAGTAGTTGCCACCAAAGAATAGTTGTAGCATATGTTGTAGCATAAGAGAACTTTTCAGATATAGTAATTTGTCAAATGATCTTATCTTTATCCTCAAACTCAACAAAGAATAATTGACCCTGAATATTTACGAGGGCATACGATTTAGTAGGCTTCCAATTCCACATCTTATCTTTCAACACAAAATCCACTTTAGCTTCAGAGTTACTTTTAGCATCATATATGACACGAAGATCATATCTTTGAACCAAAACCCCAGCAGGGTACCAAAGGTCATCCTAAAGAAATATAGTTTTCCCATCCCCCACCTTAAACTTACTAAAATTTCTTACTTCACCCCTCAATTTAAGAATTTCTCTCCAACCCCAAGTTCATTCTTGTGAAATTTATAGTCCAAAAGCACTTTTCTTTGAGTACATGGGTTAGTTTTTCGAAAATTATTTTCCCTATCCACTTACAAATGATGTGGTAGCCATAATCAAATGACCAACATAGCATCCATGCGTGGCATATTCAAATTGTAATGGCATCTAACAAATGTTTTCatatgataaatgaaaaaaaggaaatgtaAAAGGAGAAGGGAGAAAAAAGGGAGATGATAAATGTTTTCAATATGCATTCATAAACTTGGTTTATGCCATTAATCATACAGTCACAACTGAAATAATTTAGTCCATGAAATAGATAGATAGAGTGTGTTTTTGGCATTGGTTGGTTCTAataatcaacaaaatcaaaatataaagtatcttcctaaaaaaaagtctttttttaaaaattttatttttgaattatcttTTGCTTTTTGTAATCCAAATGGTTATTTTTGATATATCAATAGTTGGGGTAAGAGAATTTGAACTTTAAATGTCTTCATAGCAACACCAAAAAATCCTTTCCGAACCCCTACTAATTGTTATTAAAGAGAAGTTTTTTTTCCTATACTATGGTTGCAAGTCTATTGTTGTGTTTTGGAATTAGGAGAAGCAaagtttaaacaaataaaaacttcatGGCAAAGCTTTAAACAAAGAGGTTGGGTTATTCACTTCATTTATTTGACTTCTCTTTACTTAATTGATTCTTCATTAGAAACATCATAAGatgttaattaatttataaaactcTTGGCATAAtcccattaaattttttttttttatgggttggACCTTTGCATAATAATCTAATAATCAGTATGTATTAACTATTTTAATaagatatttttatataaaaaaaattttagtgggagtatttatatatatatatatatatataaatatttttagtgtggattctataaatttttggcatttatctaaataatttatctcttgttaaaaaaataaatattgtgtGTTTTGACAGTCAAAgcttttcaacattttcttttatagttTTCTGTCAGGTGAGACTTTTGTTTTATGTACTAAAACACGTCAAATAATGATACTTACAAATTTCAGTATCATGTGCTTAAAAGAACTTAAGGAAAACCAAAtcattttctcttatttaattaccaatgaaataaaattataccAACTAAACAATTAATTACTTACTtatttctataaatatatattgtttttttttttcttcttctttttgttggaAAAAGCTGTACCTTCTTATGTAatctgttaaaaaaaatcacacttctaataaattcagaaatttttccctaaaaaaaaagaaataaaaattcagaattcTAACGATAAAAGGGTTGACGAGTAAAGGAGTCTAgaagatagatttttttttttaaaaataatttttttaaaaaaaatctgtacTAATTAGTGGATAAAGAACACTGTCGTTTGCtctgttgtaaaaaaaaagaaaaatgaaaaaaatgaaacccCTTCCTTTTGAGATAAAACCAGAAACAGAGAGCAACAACAAAAGGTTACATTGTTCACTGCCTAAGAATTCGAATTCGGAATTCCTAATCATACTCGGATTTTGTTCACCGCCTCATCTTTCTTACGTTTTACTCTAAAAAGTAGCCGTTGAGGCGGTGATCATTAACCGAGTTTGTTTAGGATTTCCGAATTCCGAATAGCAAAAGGAAACAATTGTTGGGTATTTATAAGATTGCAATGCTTTGCATAGAGactacattttttatatattgaaattccAGTATCCACAGCGTCTCCTTCACCCATCTGATTTAcgctacttcttcttcttccttcaaaACCCTTTCTTACTCTCTCTGATATGTGACCCTCATTCATGGCTATTATTGCTAAACTCACAAGAAGAAAGTATGTACGCCTTTTACAAACGCATTATTGCTAAACTCCTTGGTTGTTTCAAGAACAAGGTGCACCATCATACCGACAACAACAACGTAGCACTAGATCAAGAGCAAGAAGAAAGTATGTACGCCTTTTACAAACGCATTGAGACCCAGAATCAACTCAGCACTGACTTCTTGAGTTTCCAACCTCAAGTTTCTGTGTATGTAAGAAACTCTCTGGTTGATTGGTTGACGTCCCTCCATTTTTCTCTTGATCTTTTGCAACCGACTCTGTTTCTTGCTGTCAATATTGTCGATCGTTTCCTCTCTGTTGAGGTTGTGTCGTCTGAACATGACTTGAAACAGGTGGCTATTGTTGCATTGGTCATTGCCTGTAAATTTGAGGAGAACTGGTCTCCTTCTGCCCTTACTTTaatggaggaggatgaggatGGTTACAGTCAACAGCAGATTGATGCCATCGAAAAAAACATTCTTCAAAAATTGGGGTGGAAGTTATTGGTTCCTACTATCCATTCctttttggttgaaattttcGAATCTTGTGAGTACCGTGATCAAGAATTCAAGGATATGGCATTCTTTTTTGGTGAAGTGGCACTTAACAATTACCATGCTACTATCAGTTACTTACCATCCACACTTGCTGTTTCTGCCATTTATGCTGCAATGTGCGTGCTAAAGAAAAGCCATGATTCCAAGCAATTTCTTAACACCAATCAATCTCATTCTAAAGGAGAAATTACCTTCTGTGCTGGAATGCTTCAACGGTTGGCGAGAATGGCACCCACTGGGAAACTGATGATAACCCTTGCTGAGAAGTATTCTGATCAAATATTGATATTACATTCCAAAAAGTAGTAACTCTAGTTTCtatgttttctgtttttttgtttcttgtaaattttagtgcttttttttcttcttttttttaattaatagaaTCTGGTACTATTTCAGTGGTTTCAATATGTAATTT contains the following coding sequences:
- the LOC115961846 gene encoding G2/mitotic-specific cyclin S13-7-like, producing the protein MYAFYKRIIAKLLGCFKNKVHHHTDNNNVALDQEQEESMYAFYKRIETQNQLSTDFLSFQPQVSVYVRNSLVDWLTSLHFSLDLLQPTLFLAVNIVDRFLSVEVVSSEHDLKQVAIVALVIACKFEENWSPSALTLMEEDEDGYSQQQIDAIEKNILQKLGWKLLVPTIHSFLVEIFESCEYRDQEFKDMAFFFGEVALNNYHATISYLPSTLAVSAIYAAMCVLKKSHDSKQFLNTNQSHSKGEITFCAGMLQRLARMAPTGKLMITLAEKYSDQILILHSKK